ACCCGATAACAGCACGTTTCCACCCACAATGTGATAATCATCACAGCCATTAATTAATCCAGCTTATATAACAATAGTCAGTTTATTGCTGGGCTTAACAGGGGAATCATTATGAACTCACATCCAACCTTCAAACGTCAATCTGATCTGGCATTAGCACTGCTAGCTACCGCCATGCTACTAATACCGGGTTTAGTTGTGGCATTACTAGTATGCCTCACCTCACCTGGTCCTATTTTTTACTGGTCTGATCGTGTGGGTGAAAACAACCGCATCTTCAAAATGCCCAAATTCCGCACGCAGTATGCGTACCGCCCCCCCCCCGCCGTCGCCACACATCCGCTGAAAGACCCCAAAGCTTGCCTGACCCCGATCGGTGGTTTCCTGCGTAAAACCAGCCTTGATGAAATCACACAACTGTGGAGCATCCTCAAAGGCGATATGAGCTTTGTTGGCCCACGCCCTGCCCTGTTCAATCAAGATGACTTGATCGCCTTACGTACTGAGCGGTCTGTGCACCGCATCCCCCCCGGTTTGACAGGTTGGGCGCAAATCAACGGGCGCGATGAATTGCCTATCCCGCAAAAAGTCGCCTTGGATGCCGAATACCTGCAACGCCAATCCTTCTGGTTTGACCTGAAAATGATCTGGCTGACCGCGCTCAAAGTCATCCGCAGCGAAGGGGTGACTCACTAATTTTACCGATAGAGCGCCTAATCATTTACTCGCAGATGATGTTTCGTGGGGTATATAATCGCAACATCGGCAACACTCACAGGTATCACCACCATGAACCAAGCCACCTACGACCAAGACCTCTACACATGGTCATTACAACAATCACAACTCCTGCGCGAACGTAAATTTGACCAAGTGGACTGGGAACACATCATCGAGGAAATCGAAGACATGAGTAAATCCGAAAAGCGTGCCCTACAATCCTTTTTGGAAACCCTGCTCGTGCACCTGCTCAAATGGCAGTACCAACCTGCTTATCAAGGAAATAGTTGGAAATTTACCATTATCGAACAACGCGAACGCATCCTTGAGCATTTACAGGAAAATCCGGGGCTAAAAAGCAAACTACCTGAATTAATAATCAGGGCTTATGGCTATGCTGTAAAAGGTGCAATGCGTGAAACAGGTTTGCCTATCAGTCATTTCCCCAAAAACTGCCCGTGGACATATGAAACCTTTATGGATGAGACATTCTGGCCAGAATCAGGCATTACCCCATAACATCACCATTTTCTTCACCTACGGCGCAAGCAGTCACGGCAAAGGCGCTTTTTACACTTAAGTCCTATACGTTAAGTTGATGAAGTTATTACCAAGATAATCGCTTGGAATCATAACAAAAACTAATGAATACATGATTCTATTACGCAGTCTATGCACCTCAACTTTTTGTGACATTTGTCACAAAAAAAGATGCTTTGAACTTGCTGAATAGCCCTCCATTGCGTTAATTTTACCACTCAAATTTTTATCGGGTGAATAATATATGAATGCGAAAAGCAGAAGGGTCAATGACGACAAGTCAGAGCTGAAGAAGGTTTTGGATAGCTTTCGCGGAAGCTTTTTTTATGTAGGTTTTTTCAGTCTTTTCATCAACCTACTCATGCTTGTTCCGTCGTTTTACATGTTGCAAGTATACGACCGTGTCATGGCGAGCCGCAGCCTAGAAACCTTGCTAATGATTACGTTAATCGTGGTTTGGCTGTTCATTACCATGGGGTTGCTGGAATATGCGCGGTCACGGATGCTGGTCAGAATTGGTTCACAACTGGATGATCGCTTAAATTCTCGCCTGTATAGCGCCATGACTAAAATGGCGCTGCGTCAGCCAGGTCGGGCATCTTCGCAACCCTTGAATGATCTGACAAGTATGCGTCAGTTTATGACAGGAAATGGCCCCTTCGCCTTTTTTGATGCACCTTGGATTCCAATTTACTTTGCTATTCTATTTGTATTTCACCCGATGTTCGGTGTTTTCGCTCTATTTGCGTCGGCTATTTTGATTGGACTCGCCATCATGAATGAGGTTTCTACCCGCGATCTCATGAAAGATGCTAATAACCGAAATATTCAATCCACCAGTGCGATGAGTGCGCAGTTACGCAACGCCGAAGTACTACACGCAATGGGCATGGAATCTGCCATGCGTGAACATTGGTTGCGTCAACATTTAGCTTTTTTACAAGCACAATCCGATGCTTCCGACAAAGCAGGCATTTGGATGAACTTTAGTAAAACCTTGCGCATCATGTTTCAATCATTAATGCTGGGTTTAGGCGGATACCTAGCCATTAATAATGAAATTACTGCCGGTATGATCATTGCTGGCTCTATCCTGATGGGGCGTGCTTTAGGCCCGATTGACCAAATGATTGGCGCATGGAAACAATTTAATTCAGCACGCATGGCGTATGCACGCCTAGAAGAGTTGCTGCAAGGCATCCCTGATAACGATCGCAGAATGTCTTTGCCAGCGCCTAAAGGCGATTTACGGGTTGAATCCGCCACCCTTATTCCTCCCGGTTCACAGCAACCCATTTTGAGAGGTGTTAGCTTTGACATCGCGCCTGGAGATGCTCTATTGGTGTTGGGGCCTAGTGCTTCTGGAAAATCGTCACTGCTACGTGCCTTACTCGGCATCTGGCCATTAGCCGCAGGCAAAGTCCGATTAGATGGTGCTGAAATTGGGCATTGGAATCGTGATGAACTTGGTTCTCATATTGGCTACTTACCCCAAGATGTTGAACTTTTTGAGGGCACGATTGCCCAAAATATTGCGCGATTTAACAAAATAGAATCAGAGAAAGTCATGGATGCCGCTCGTATGGCGGGTGTTGATGAGATGATCCGTCGCTTGCCAGAGGGTTATGACACCCTGATCGGCCCTGGTGGGGCAACCCTCTCTGGCGGGCAGCGGCAACGTGTCGGGTTAGCACGAGCCATTTACGGCAAACCTAGCGTCGTGATTTTAGATGAACCCAATGCAAGCCTGGATGATGCAGGGGAATTAGCCTTAGTCAATGCGTGTAAACAACTCAAGTCACAAGGTACAACGCTAATTCTAGTGACACATCGCCGTAGTATTTTAGAAATAGCTGACAAGGTACTGTTGTTGGTAGAAGGACAAGTACGTTTATTTGGGGAACGCGACAACGTATTGCAGCAATTAGCCGCACAAAACCAACAGGCAGTCGCTGCTGCTCAAGCACGTTCACAACAACAACCTAGAGTAGCTGTTGTGTCATCCATTACAGCCGGAAGTAAGGGTTAAGGTAATTATCATGAGTAGTTCAGTCGCACTAGGAAACGTTATACAAGAAGGTACATTGATTGCTGCGGAAGGCAGCTCAAGCAGTATCACACTAAAAAAAGATGATGGCCCTTACCGTATCTTTGGAATAACAGTATTGGTATTGATGTTCGGCGCTTTCTTTTTATGGTCAACCTTTGCCCCGTTGGATCAAGCAGTGGTCAGCATGGGACGCACGGTCGTGGCTTCGCAAAATAAAGTCGTACAACACATGGACGGCGGCATCGTCAATAAAATTCACGTGCGTGATGGCGACATTGTAACCGCTGGCACGGTTTTATTGGAATTAGATGATGTTCAATTAAAAGCACAATTAGACAGCACCGAAGGGCAGTTATGGGAGGTCGAGGCGAGTTTAGAACGTTTACGAGCAGAACGCGACGGCGTTCCGTTGCAGTGGACGACGGCACACCTGAAGACCATACCGACTGACATTATCAAAACCCAAGAAAAATTGTTTGAAGCACGGCAACAAGCCCAAGTTTCGGGGCAAAATGCACTCAAACAACGTCAACCGCAAGCACAAGAGCAAATCATCGGCTTGCAACAGCAAATCACCGGCTTAGAGGCACGCTTTGACACCCTA
The DNA window shown above is from Candidatus Thiothrix sulfatifontis and carries:
- a CDS encoding DUF29 domain-containing protein, which encodes MNQATYDQDLYTWSLQQSQLLRERKFDQVDWEHIIEEIEDMSKSEKRALQSFLETLLVHLLKWQYQPAYQGNSWKFTIIEQRERILEHLQENPGLKSKLPELIIRAYGYAVKGAMRETGLPISHFPKNCPWTYETFMDETFWPESGITP
- a CDS encoding type I secretion system permease/ATPase, which gives rise to MNAKSRRVNDDKSELKKVLDSFRGSFFYVGFFSLFINLLMLVPSFYMLQVYDRVMASRSLETLLMITLIVVWLFITMGLLEYARSRMLVRIGSQLDDRLNSRLYSAMTKMALRQPGRASSQPLNDLTSMRQFMTGNGPFAFFDAPWIPIYFAILFVFHPMFGVFALFASAILIGLAIMNEVSTRDLMKDANNRNIQSTSAMSAQLRNAEVLHAMGMESAMREHWLRQHLAFLQAQSDASDKAGIWMNFSKTLRIMFQSLMLGLGGYLAINNEITAGMIIAGSILMGRALGPIDQMIGAWKQFNSARMAYARLEELLQGIPDNDRRMSLPAPKGDLRVESATLIPPGSQQPILRGVSFDIAPGDALLVLGPSASGKSSLLRALLGIWPLAAGKVRLDGAEIGHWNRDELGSHIGYLPQDVELFEGTIAQNIARFNKIESEKVMDAARMAGVDEMIRRLPEGYDTLIGPGGATLSGGQRQRVGLARAIYGKPSVVILDEPNASLDDAGELALVNACKQLKSQGTTLILVTHRRSILEIADKVLLLVEGQVRLFGERDNVLQQLAAQNQQAVAAAQARSQQQPRVAVVSSITAGSKG
- a CDS encoding sugar transferase, which codes for MNSHPTFKRQSDLALALLATAMLLIPGLVVALLVCLTSPGPIFYWSDRVGENNRIFKMPKFRTQYAYRPPPAVATHPLKDPKACLTPIGGFLRKTSLDEITQLWSILKGDMSFVGPRPALFNQDDLIALRTERSVHRIPPGLTGWAQINGRDELPIPQKVALDAEYLQRQSFWFDLKMIWLTALKVIRSEGVTH